A window of Torulaspora globosa chromosome 8, complete sequence contains these coding sequences:
- the PET122 gene encoding Pet122p (ancestral locus Anc_8.205), whose amino-acid sequence MNKSPLARKCLSQATRNALYLDCLNRKFDKVLKTVRSIPPKDMDYAFLQTYLARSCHWGHMASVSYIWYRYVLRSNVLIIKASLLCDIGNLSLNEGNHFIPAQLHEYFSRIYGKSLPIEERQSLDYELSRIKVESFAKGTINKTNFREKWKVFLEDIDHRFPSNMTFRARDFPNLGRSLRHEENDLLMVLLFGQNKIAIHNASTGPLLLNLILMYSPQNASFKISLFEKFYNAHRLLNYDDTVTILLQLCKGDPYNLEKIKKFAADNLVPSLSSMASKTPTNEITADTSKDFVKSR is encoded by the coding sequence ATGAACAAGAGTCCGCTGGCCCGGAAATGCTTGAGCCAGGCTACCAGGAATGCGCTGTATCTGGATTGCCTTAACAGAAAATTCGACAAGGTGCTGAAGACGGTGCGATCTATCCCACCGAAGGACATGGACTACGCTTTTCTGCAGACATATCTGGCTAGAAGCTGCCATTGGGGTCATATGGCGTCTGTTTCTTATATATGGTATCGGTACGTGCTACGATCGAACGTGCTGATCATAAAGGCATCGTTGCTATGTGATATTGGCAATCTGTCTCTGAACGAAGGAAACCATTTCATACCAGCGCAGTTGCACGAATATTTCTCGAGGATCTACGGGAAAAGTTTGCCCATAGAGGAGCGCCAGTCGCTGGATTACGAACTGTCGCGCATAAAAGTTGAAAGCTTCGCAAAGGGCACCATTAATAAGACGAATTTCCGTGAGAAATGGAAAGTATTTCTGGAGGATATAGATCATCGGTTCCCTTCAAATATGACATTCAGAGCGAGAGATTTCCCGAACCTAGGGAGAAGTCTGCGACACGAGGAAAACGACCTGTTGATGGTTCTTCTATTCGGTCAGAACAAAATTGCAATCCATAACGCCAGCACTGGGCCCTTGCTCCTTAACTTGATTTTAATGTACTCGCCACAGAACGCATCCTTTAAGATCAGCTTATTTGAGAAGTTTTATAATGCACACCGGCTGCTAAATTACGATGACACAGTGACCATTCTCCTCCAATTGTGCAAAGGCGATCCTTATAATCtagagaagatcaaaaagTTTGCTGCAGATAACCTAGTGCCTTCGCTCTCGTCAATGGCATCCAAGACTCCTACAAATGAGATAACTGCAGATACATCTAAAGATTTTGTAAAGTCACGATAA
- the OXA1 gene encoding membrane insertase OXA1 (ancestral locus Anc_8.206) — protein sequence MDELNNVTSSISEQASQVIGEASSHIGYLQSIGLAKSWWWPPDLVQHMLETVHVYTGLPWWGTICTVTIAVRLLMFPLYVKSSDTIARNSHIKPELDAINSKLMSSTELSEGQKYALQRKKLLSDHGIKNRWLAAPMLQVPVALGFFSGLRAMANHPVDGFVNQGVAWFTDLSQADPYLGLQVITAAVLISFTRLGGETGAQQFSPAMKRFFTILPLVSIPATMNLSAAVVLYFAVNGMFSVLQTLTLRNKWVRKKLNIADVVKHPQTSDGPPKGIIETFRENMAKAREQAQRRQAMQDKEKELQELSKELKKNSKIKIVHKSDFNRSN from the coding sequence ATGGATGAGTTGAACAATGTGACGAGCAGCATATCTGAGCAAGCTTCTCAGGTGATCGGCGAGGCATCTAGCCACATTGGGTATCTGCAGAGTATTGGGTTAGCCAAGAGTTGGTGGTGGCCTCCGGACTTAGTTCAGCACATGCTGGAAACCGTGCACGTTTACACAGGCTTACCTTGGTGGGGAACGATTTGTACTGTGACGATTGCCGTTCGTCTGCTAATGTTTCCTCTATATGTGAAGTCGTCTGATACCATTGCTCGCAATTCTCATATAAAGCCTGAACTAGATGCCATAAACTCGAAGCTAATGTCCAGTACTGAGTTGTCTGAAGGTCAGAAATACGCTCtgcagaggaagaagcttcTCAGCGACCATGGCATAAAGAACAGATGGTTGGCGGCGCCTATGCTACAAGTTCCTGTTGCTCTGGGTTTCTTTAGCGGTTTGCGAGCCATGGCAAATCATCCTGTGGATGGGTTTGTCAACCAAGGTGTCGCTTGGTTTACCGATCTGTCACAGGCAGATCCTTACCTTGGTCTACAGGTTATTACTGCCGCTGTTCTTATCTCATTCACAAGACTTGGTGGAGAGACCGGTGCTCAACAATTCTCTCCCGCTATGAAGAGGTTTTTTACTATCTTGCCATTAGTTTCTATTCCCGCAACAATGAATCTTTCCGCAGCTGTTGTGCTATACTTTGCTGTTAATGGTATGTTCTcagttcttcaaactcTAACTTTAAGGAATAAATGggtgagaaagaagctgaacaTTGCAGATGTCGTGAAGCACCCTCAGACATCCGATGGTCCTCCTAAGGGCATTATTGAAACCTTCAGAGAAAACATGGCCAAAGCTAGAGAGCAAGCACAAAGGAGACAGGCCATGCAAGacaaagagaaggagcTACAAGAGTTATcgaaagagctgaagaaaaattccaagatcaaaattgtTCACAAGTCTGATTTCAACAGATCGAATTAG